Proteins from a genomic interval of Streptomyces fodineus:
- a CDS encoding response regulator, protein MVQKAKILLVDDRPENLLALEAILSALDQTLVRASSGEEALKALLTDDFAVILLDVQMPGMDGFETAAHIKRRERTRDIPIIFLTAINHGPHHTFRGYAAGAVDYISKPFDPWVLRAKVSVFVELYMKNCQLREQAALLRLQLEGGGKGAVGGKESAGLLAELSARLAAVEEQAEALSKQLDDDSADAAAVATAAHLERKLTGLRRALDALEPGAGPGGSSVPAQN, encoded by the coding sequence ATGGTGCAGAAGGCCAAGATCCTCCTGGTCGATGACCGGCCGGAGAATCTGCTGGCGCTGGAGGCGATCCTCTCTGCGCTCGATCAGACGCTGGTGCGGGCATCGTCCGGGGAGGAAGCGCTCAAGGCACTGCTCACGGACGATTTCGCGGTCATTCTGCTGGACGTCCAGATGCCGGGCATGGACGGTTTCGAGACCGCGGCGCACATCAAGCGGCGCGAGCGGACCAGGGACATCCCGATCATCTTCCTCACGGCGATCAACCATGGCCCGCATCACACCTTCCGGGGCTATGCGGCGGGCGCGGTCGACTACATCTCCAAGCCCTTCGACCCGTGGGTGCTGCGCGCGAAGGTCTCGGTGTTCGTCGAGCTGTACATGAAGAACTGCCAGCTGCGGGAGCAGGCGGCGCTGCTGCGGCTGCAGTTGGAGGGCGGTGGCAAGGGCGCGGTCGGCGGCAAGGAGTCGGCCGGGCTGCTCGCCGAGCTGTCCGCGCGGCTCGCGGCCGTCGAGGAGCAGGCCGAGGCGCTGTCCAAGCAGCTGGACGACGACTCGGCGGACGCGGCAGCGGTGGCCACGGCGGCCCATCTGGAGCGCAAACTCACCGGGTTGCGGCGCGCGCTCGACGCCCTGGAGCCGGGTGCCGGCCCCGGCGGCTCGTCGGTGCCGGCGCAGAACTGA